In Lineus longissimus chromosome 9, tnLinLong1.2, whole genome shotgun sequence, one genomic interval encodes:
- the LOC135493520 gene encoding minichromosome maintenance domain-containing protein 2-like — MEPCYFKLDIVSAALLYLDNTGSLKDIKEKCNAYQPDLRQKNNGTYSFSIPLEPMDIMDLDVQLGDVVLHNPKIAHYIFQEVVSTIITSLNLMPGIESNQIVVILRLLSVPGMPCYRLNSFKHFPHPTEGKRYFQFSGIVTGATVVHKYTKSARYRCPETSCLGNSGSMYIRLHAPGAKEAQTIRRTFHCQYCNGTLEEDVKCRELGDKIVVDMVDSGTFHHSIQSVLTTGVRSQAVKVFVRDELVNDVEIGQHYRIIGLPTYETLNGTITVSLEMNNIVSTRISQRQTGLPERMRLLHEDRRTSPWSFGLSLAYMFGGEISPPGTYLHLKLGLLLSLIGRCDNPSYRMDTLVIGKDTGVLHQLLMYAASFSERTIVHSSGHHLMGKALKDKHSSGSYFVEGGSLLLANGGVCYLGDVGRFKKKTMEELQQALEGGNAQVTIPPKFNGGLPEVLTYPLRCKVWAYMEPTKKTNAQMDVPGWSEMDNATRLMADKIGMVYSTETDSAVEEYANSLISHQMLMNAVAGQDRAEPAKKYGIDFEEFKKFIDIASQQVVEFTEAAKDLICRYYISSRNMYATSVQGSTFPRNAVQVITSLAASHARLHHRPDVLEGDAVMAILLYEESVVARLGMSALSVQPTPHIRDNDLDEYIGLKNDKKMQQFHIRILRFCTTHAGDEE; from the exons ATGGAACCATGCTACTTCAAACTTGATATAGTATCGGCAGCATTGTTGTATTTAGACAACACTGGGTCACTTAAAGACATCAAAGAGAAATGTAACGCTTATCAACCAGACTTGAGGCAAAAG AATAATGGGACCTACTCCTTCAGCATACCATTGGAGCCAATGGACATCATGGACTTGGATG TTCAACTTGGCGATGTTGTCCTTCATAACCCTAAGATAGCTCATTATATTTTCCAAGAG GTGGTGTCAACGATTATCACCTCTCTCAATCTGATGCCTGGTATTGAATCTAACCAGATTGTCGTCATCCTAAGGCTCTTGTCCGTGCCAGGTATGCCATG CTACAGATTGAACTCCTTCAAGCATTTTCCACACCCCACTGAGGGCAAACGGTATTTCCAGTTCAGTGGCATCGTGACCGGCGCTACCGTTGTCCATAAATATACGAAAAGTGCAAGATATCGATGTCCAGAAACCAGTTGTCTTGGCAACAGTGGAAGCATGTATATCAGACTTCATGCCCCGGGGGCTAAGGAGGCTCAGACCATCAGGAGAACGTTTCATTGTCAGTATTGCAATGGGACGTTGGAGGAGGATGTGAAATGTCGAGAACTCGGGG ATAAGATTGTTGTGGATATGGTTGACAGTGGTACCTTCCATCATTCTATCCAGTCCGTGCTAACCACGGGAGTGAGATCTCAAGCAGTAAAAGTTTTTGTCAGAG ATGAGTTGGTTAATGATGTTGAAATAGGACAACACTATCGCATCATTGGGTTACCAACTTATGAGACATTGAATGGTACGATAACTGTCTCGCTGGAGATGAATAACATCGTATCAACTCGCATCAGCCAAAGACAGACGGGGCTACCGGAAAGGATGAGACTGCTCCATGAAG ATAGAAGAACTTCTCCCTGGAGTTTCGGTCTCAGTCTTGCCTACATGTTTGGAGGAGAAATTTCACCACCTGGGACGTATCTTCACCTGAAACTAGGACTCCTGCTCAGTCTCATTGGTAGATGCGACAACCCAAGCTACAGGATGGACACTCTAGTCATCGGGAAAGACACTGGTGTCTTGCATCAGTTGCTGATGTATGCTGCGTCTTTCTCTGAAAGGACGATAGTCCATTCCTCTGGTCATCATCTGATGGGGAAGGCATTGAAAGATAAGCATTCGTCTGGATCATATTTTGTGGAGGGTGGGTCTCTGCTGTTAGCTAATGGTGGAGTATGCTACCTTGGTGATGTTGGACGATTTAAGAAAAAGACTATGGAGGAATTACAGCAAG CACTGGAAGGTGGAAATGCCCAAGTGACCATTCCGCCAAAGTTCAATGGTGGGCTCCCGGAGGTATTGACGTACCCACTCAGGTGTAAGGTCTGGGCCTACATGGAACCAACGAAGAAGACAAATGCGCAGATGGATGTCCCAGGCTGGTCAGAGATGGATAATGCGACAAGGTTGATGGCTGA TAAAATCGGCATGGTGTACAGCACCGAGACAGACAGTGCGGTTGAGGAGTACGCCAATAGCCTGATATCACATCAGATGCTGATGAATGCTGTGGCTGGTCAAGACAGGGCTGAACCCGCTAAGAAGTATGGCATTGACTTTGAGGAGTTTAAGAAG TTCATCGACATTGCCTCCCAGCAAGTGGTTGAATTCACCGAGGCCGCCAAAGACTTGATCTGCAGATATTACATCAGTAGCAGAAATATGTATGCCACAAGTGTCCAGGGCTCAACCTTCCCAAGAAATGCTGTCCAAGTCAT CACCTCTCTGGCAGCATCCCATGCAAGACTCCACCATCGTCCTGATGTGTTAGAAGGAGATGCCGTGATGGCTATTCTCCTTTATGAGGAGTCTGTGGTGGCTAGGCTGGGAATGTCGGCCCTGAGTGTTCAACCTACCCCTCATATCAGAGACAATGATCTGGATGAGTACATTGGGTTAAAG aatgacaagaaaatgcagCAGTTTCACATCAGGATTTTGCGATTCTGTACAACACATGCTGGAGACGAGGAGTAA